From Coffea arabica cultivar ET-39 chromosome 2e, Coffea Arabica ET-39 HiFi, whole genome shotgun sequence, the proteins below share one genomic window:
- the LOC113730610 gene encoding rubisco accumulation factor 1.1, chloroplastic, with amino-acid sequence MLSLTMINTAKPLSLSTPFLPSLLNPHKLLPPLPRSKHPNSVVALIIPPKSSAAQQQQLYQPFRPPPSPLPPQYRNLDTNGRLEILSNRLGLWFEYAPLISALFQEGFTPPTLEEITGISGVEQNRLVVAAQVRESLVQSEIDPDILSFFDTGGAELLYEIRLLSASQRASAAKYLVLNKFDARMTLELARAIKDKPRRKGEKGWESFDGDLPGDCLAFMYFRQAQEHRTASSPELSRSALERALQAVESENGRERVLEELEGKKDGEDKDKVGAAADRVVVPVVRMQIGEVAESSVVAVLPVCRAEEREVKVEEAPWECAGVGDFGVVEAEKGWSRWVVLPGWEPVAGLKRGGVAVAFKNARVLPWRAKKWNRGEAILVVADRGRKGVVTDDNFYLVVGGGNGSVGEGLKVERGLELKEIGVKESLGTVVLVVRPPREEYDDQLSDED; translated from the coding sequence ATGCTCTCTCTGACCATGATAAACACTGCAAAACCCCTCTCCCTATCCACCCCATTTCTCCCCAGTCTGCTCAACCCTCACAAGCTTCTCCCACCCCTTCCTCGCTCCAAACATCCTAACTCTGTCGTTGCTCTCATTATTCCCCCAAAATCCTCCGCCGCACAACAGCAACAGCTCTACCAACCCTTCAGACCTCCTCCTTCCCCACTTCCCCCTCAATACCGCAATCTCGACACCAACGGCCGCCTTGAGATCCTCTCCAACCGCCTCGGTCTCTGGTTTGAGTACGCCCCTTTAATCTCTGCCTTATTTCAAGAAGGATTCACCCCTCCAACTCTCGAAGAGATCACCGGAATCTCCGGGGTGGAGCAGAACAGGCTTGTTGTGGCAGCTCAAGTACGTGAGTCTTTAGTTCAATCGGAAATAGACCCTGACATCTTATCGTTTTTTGATACTGGTGGGGCTGAATTGTTGTATGAAATAAGGCTGTTGAGTGCTTCCCAGCGTGCTTCGGCGGCCAAATATTTAGTTTTGAACAAATTTGATGCGAGAATGACTCTAGAGCTGGCCAGGGCCATAAAGGATAAGCCGAGGAGGAAAGGCGAAAAGGGTTGGGAGAGTTTTGATGGTGATCTTCCTGGGGATTGTTTGGCATTCATGTATTTTAGGCAGGCACAGGAGCATAGGACTGCGTCGTCCCCGGAATTGTCGAGAAGTGCGTTGGAGAGGGCTCTGCAGGCCGTGGAATCTGAAAATGGGAGAGAAAGGGTGTTGGAGGAGCTTGAGGGGAAGAAAGATGGGGAGGACAAGGATAAAGTAGGCGCAGCTGCTGATAGAGTCGTGGTGCCTGTTGTGAGGATGCAGATTGGGGAGGTTGCTGAGTCTAGCGTAGTGGCGGTTTTGCCAGTTTGTAGAGCAGAGGAGAGGGAAGTTAAGGTGGAGGAGGCGCCGTGGGAGTGCGCAGGTGTAGGGGATTTCGGAGTAGTGGAGGCAGAGAAAGGGTGGAGTAGGTGGGTGGTGTTACCGGGGTGGGAGCCGGTGGCTGGTTTAAAGAGAGGGGGAGTGGCCGTGGCATTTAAGAACGCGAGGGTGTTGCCGTGGAGAGCGAAGAAGTGGAACAGAGGGGAGGCAATTCTGGTGGTGGCTGATAGAGGGAGGAAAGGGGTAGTGACTGATGATAATTTTTACTTGGTGGTTGGTGGAGGGAATGGCAGTGTTGGGGAGGGGTTGAAGGTTGAGAGAGGATTGGAATTGAAGGAAATCGGTGTAAAGGAGAGTTTAGGTACTGTAGTTTTGGTGGTTAGACCGCCAAGAGAAGAGTACGATGACCAACTAAGTGATGAAGATTAG
- the LOC113730611 gene encoding peptidyl-prolyl cis-trans isomerase CYP19-3, which produces MSNPKVFFDILIGNVKAGRVVFKLFADTTPKTAENFRSLCTGEKGIGISGKPLHYKGSTFHRIIPNFMCQGGDFTRGNGTGGESIYGMKFADENFQKKHIQPGLLSMANAGPNTNGSQFFITTVSTPWLDNKHVVFGQVVEGYNVVEAMEKVGSASGKTSSAVVIEDCGEMKEQ; this is translated from the coding sequence ATGTCGAATCCTAAGGTGTTCTTTGACATACTGATTGGAAATGTGAAGGCTGGTCGGGTTGTGTTTAAATTGTTTGCAGATACTACTCCTAAAACTGCTGAAAACTTTCGCTCTCTTTGCACTGGAGAGAAAGGCATTGGAATTTCAGGGAAACCGCTGCATTACAAGGGCTCAACCTTTCACCGCATCATTCCAAACTTTATGTGTCAAGGTGGAGACTTCACTAGGGGAAATGGGACAGGAGGAGAATCTATCTATGGAATGAAATTTGCTgatgaaaatttccaaaagAAGCACATCCAACCTGGCCTTCTTTCGATGGCAAATGCTGGACCAAATACTAATGGATCTCAATTCTTTATCACTACTGTTAGCACACCTTGGCTTGATAATAAGCATGTGGTGTTTGGGCAGGTTGTGGAGGGTTATAATGTGGTTGAGGCAATGGAGAAGGTGGGCTCAGCCAGTGGAAAGACTTCTTCAGCTGTTGTAATAGAAGATTGTGGTGAAATGAAAGAACAGTAA